Proteins from one Setaria italica strain Yugu1 chromosome V, Setaria_italica_v2.0, whole genome shotgun sequence genomic window:
- the LOC101758122 gene encoding cation-chloride cotransporter 2: MERGGIGGADEEAPAPKHPQQRYRSVESQDRTVVPMASMETGSSAAAPRPTKPNLSIDPRTKMTSSNGHAVPNASQSDSKLELFGFDSLVNILGLKSMAGEQAQAIASPRDGEDVGITIGCSKETEPKLGTMMGVFVPCLQNILGIIYYIRFTWIVGMGGIWQSLVLVAFCGACTFLTGLSLSAIATNGAMKGGGPYYLIGRALGPEVGVSIGLCFFLGNAVAGAMYVLGAVETFLDAIPSAGFFQESVTVVNNTLANGTTVAGGTTISTPNLHDLQIYGVVITILLCFIVFGGVKIINKVAPAFLIPVLFSILCIFIGVFSAPGSDASKGITGLSMTTLTDNWSSDYQPTNNAGVPDPNGSILWDFNALLGLFFPAVTGIMAGSNRSASLKDTQRSIPVGTLNATLSTTVMYLISVFLFGALATREELLTDRLISATIAWPGPAVIYIGIILSTLGAALQSMTGAPRLLAAIANDDILPVLNCFKAYEGSEPHVATLFTSFICIACVVIGNLDLITPTITMFFLLCYAGVNLSCFLLDLLDAPSWRPRWKLHHWSLSLIGASQCIVIMFMISWTFTVVSLALASLIYYYVSLKGKAGDWGDGFKSAYFQLALRSLRSMGANQVHPKNWYPIPLIFCRPWGKLPENVPCHPKLADFANCMKKKGRGMSIFFSIIDGDYHESAKDAKTACRQLSAYIDYKRCEGVAEIIVARSMSDGFRSIVQIMGLGNLKPNIVVMRYPEIWRRENLTQIPSTFISIINDCIIANKAVVIVKGLDEWPNEYQRQYGTIDLYWIVRDGGLMLLLSQLLLTKESFESCKIQVFCIAEEDTEAEELKADVKKFLYDLRMQAEVIVVTMKSMEARTELSSGAKKDPEEEHASAQHRIRAYLSEMKETAQREGRPLMEGGRQVVVNEEKVEKFLYTMLKLNTTILKYSRMAAVVLVSLPPPPLNHPAYCYMEYMDLLVLNVPRMLIVRGYRRDVVTLFT, translated from the exons ATGGAGCGCGGGGGGATCGGGGGCGCCGACGAGGAGGCCCCAGCTCCGAAGCACCCGCAGCAGAGATACCGCTCTGTGGAGTCACAGGACCGCACCGTCGTGCCGATGGCATCCATGGAGACCGGCTCGTCCGCCGCAGCGCCCAG GCCCACGAAGCCTAACCTAAGTATTGACCCAAGAACGAAAATGACATCTTCAAATGGTCATGCTGTACCTAATGCATCTCAAAGCGATTCAAAGCTCGAGCTCTTTGGTTTTGACTCGTTGGTCAATATTTTGGGACTCAAGAG TATGGCAGGAGAACAAGCTCAGGCAATAGCTAGCCCAAGGGATGGTGAGGATGTGGGGATTACTATTGGATGCTCTAAG GAAACTGAGCCTAAACTTGGTACCATGATGGGTGTCTTTGTTCCATGTCTACAGAACATCTTGGGTATAATATATTATATCCGTTTTACCTG GATCGTGGGTATGGGAGGCATATGGCAATCACTTGTTTTAGTTGCATTCTGCGGTGCATGCACATTTTTAACTGGATTATCATTAAGTGCAATTGCGACAAATGGAGCCATGAAG GGTGGTGGCCCTTACTATCTAATCGGCCGTGCACTTGGTCCAGAAGTTGGAGTTAGTATTGGATTGTGCTTCTTCCTTGGAAATGCTGTTGCTGGAGCTAT GTACGTGTTGGGAGCTGTAGAAACATTTCTGGATGCCATTCCATCAGCTGGATTTTTTCAAG AGAGTGTAACAGTGGTCAACAATACATTAGCAAATGGTACAACAGTAGCTGGTGGAACAACTATATCAACACCTAACCTGCATGACCTCCAGATCTATGGTGTTGTCATTACAATATTGCTCTGTTTTATTGTATTTGGCGGTGTCAAGATTATCAACAAGGTCGCACCCGCTTTCTTAATACCAGTCCTCTTCTCAATACTCTGCATTTTTATTGGCGTCTTCAGTGCACCAGGGTCTGATGCTTCAA AGGGGATCACTGGGTTGAGTATGACTACACTTACGGACAACTGGAGTTCAGATTACCAACCTACAAACAATGCTGGAGTCCCTGATCCAAATGGATCGATATTATGGGATTTTAA TGCATTGTTAGGGCTCTTTTTCCCAGCTGTTACTGGAATCATGGCTGGTTCAAACCGGTCTGCGTCACTGAAAGACACACAACGTTCCATACCAGTTGGGACATTAAATGCTACCCTTTCAACTACTGTGATGTATCTAATATCTGTCTTCCTATTTGGAGCCTTGGCTACAAGGGAAGAGCTTCTAACTGACAG GCTTATTTCTGCAACAATTGCTTGGCCTGGTCCAGCAGTAATTTACATCGGTATTATTCTGTCCACTTTGGGTGCAGCACTACAAAGTATGACTGGGGCCCCAAGGTTACTTGCAGCAATAGCGAATGATGACATCCTTCCTGTTCTTAATTGTTTTAAGGCTTATGAAGGATCTGAGCCTCATGTAGCAACTCTGTTTACAAGCTTCATCTGTATTGCTTGTGTTGTGATTGGGAACTTGGATCTGATTACACCTACTATCACTATGTTTTTCCTTCTGTGTTATGCTGGTGTGAACTTGTCATGCTTTCTGCTGGATCTCCTTGATGCTCCTAGCTGGCGCCCTCGATGGAAGTTACATCACTGGAGCCTTTCTCTGATCGGTGCCTCTCAATGCATTG TTATCATGTTTATGATCTCATGGACTTTTACCGTGGTCTCCCTTGCCCTCGCAAGCCTCATCTACTACTATGTCAGCTTAAAAGGAAAGGCTGGTGACTGGGGAGATGGATTTAAAAGTGCATACTTCCAACTGGCTCTGCGAAGCCTCCGATCAATGGGAG CAAATCAAGTACATCCCAAAAACTGGTACCCCATTCCTCTCATATTCTGCCGCCCTTGGGGTAAACTTCCAGAAAATGTCCCATGCCATCCAAAACTTGCAGattttgccaattgcatgaagaaAAAGGGCCGTGGTATGTCGATTTTCTTCTCAATCATTGATGGTGACTACCATGAATCGGCCAAGGATGCAAAGACAGCCTGCCGTCAACTTAGTGCCTATATTGACTACAAGCGTTGTGAGGGTGTCGCGGAGATCATTGTAGCACGCTCAATGTCTGATGGTTTTCGCAGCATTGTTCAGATAATGGGCCTAGGCAACCTGAAGCCAAATATTGTTGTGATGCGTTACCCTGAGATCTGGCGTCGTGAAAATTTGACACAGATACCTTCGACATTTATCAGCATCATAAATGACTGTATTATTGCTAACAAGGCAGTCGTCATCGTGAAAGGACTAGATGAGTGGCCTAATGAGTACCAGAGACAGTATGGAACCATTGACTTGTATTGGATTGTGAGGGATGGAGGGCTAATGCTCCTGTTATCTCAGCTGCTACTCACCAAAGAGAGCTTTGAAAGCTGTAAGATTCAGGTCTTCTGCATAGCTGAAGAGGACACAGAAGCCGAGGAGCTAAAGGCTGATGTGAAAAAGTTTCTGTATGATCTTCGGATGCAAGCAGAGGTTATCGTTGTGACTATGAAGTCAATGGAAGCACGTACGGAGCTCAGTTCTGGTGCTAAGAAGGATCCCGAAGAAGAACATGCGAGTGCTCAGCATAGAATCAGAGCATACCTTTCTGAGATGAAGGAGACTGCACAAAGAGAAGGGCGGCCACTGATGGAGGGTGGCAGACAAGTCGTGGTTAACGAAGAGAAGGTCGAGAAGTTCCTCTACACGATGCTGAAGCTGAATACAACTATCCTCAAGTACTCCAGGATGGCAGCGGTGGTGCTGGTGAGCCTCCCACCACCGCCTCTGAACCACCCGGCCTACTGCTACATGGAATACATGGATCTGCTTGTCTTGAACGTACCACGGATGCTGATAGTTAGGGGATACAGGAGAGACGTCGTCACACTTTTCACGTAA